Proteins co-encoded in one Plasmodium reichenowi strain SY57 chromosome 10, whole genome shotgun sequence genomic window:
- a CDS encoding DNA repair helicase RAD25, putative, giving the protein MMNSLKDSSNYSPSLSHTRGSRKRSDILNENYYAKNLKRRKLKAAKKLKDSTNGEFTKKVKKQLKDYYEMRFDKKVINLPFSTDSINIQQRGFHDYSKDMKLKKNHMNKPLWICSDGFIYLEMFNSCSKQASDFLITIAEPICRPELIHEFQLTIFSLYAAISVGITLDELLINLDKFSKNVLPNELISNITKSAESFGKVKLVLRENKYYIEATNKSELDYLLNNDTIQNARIYSTDNNNDKNMISLYNLNNRHRDNNKNDNKNNNDDNNNIEKTTSNLLNEDQKGKDCYVTYEAPVLDTTQLGFKISESEKQLMMEEKKHANLNANENSTNYAEVYSFEVNCDKIEEVKQEALQTMQRPLLMEYDFRRDKKNPNLICSLKSHVQIRYYQEKALRKMFSNGRSRSGIIVLPCGVGKTLTGITAASTIKKSALFLTTSAVAVEQWKKQFEDFTNIHPRHIRILTSDYKLDLWPINEAGVLISTYTMLSYSGKRSEQSLRIVNDIRRREWGLLVFDEVQFAPAPSFRRINDIVKSHCKLGLTATLVREDLLIRDLHWIIGPKLYEANWVELQNKGFLAKALCKEIWCSMPCSFYKYYLKSNSFIKRRLYTCNPRKLMMCEYLIKYHEQNNDKIIVFSDNIFALLHIAKTLNKPFIYGKLSPIERIAIINKFKHDSSINTILLSKVGDNAIDIPIANVVIQISFNFASRRQEAQRLGRIIRPKNKANEKKNINDPDSFFYSLVSKDTIEMCYSDKRQRFLINQGYAYNVLSDNIVDFNKLNLVYKNKKIQENLLKCILASTDDGNMDEDDDLFEDQSFKKDNTKVNKTNSNILLNKKEDSLKKIDNTTGGLLKLSSNMDVTFADKKKIPTKKFADKHILFRKFLSQNK; this is encoded by the exons ATGATGAATAGTTTGAAGGATTCATCTAATTATAGTCCCAGTTTGTCTCATACAAGAGGTTCAAGGAAAAGATCAGATATTTTAAATGAGAATTATTATgcaaaaaatttaaaaagacGTAAATTGAAGGCTGCCAAGaaatt AAAAGATAGCACAAATGGAGAATTTACAAAAAAGgtaaaaaaacaattaaaAGATTATTATGAAATGCGATTTGATAAAAAGGTAATAAACTTACCATTTAGCACAGATTCGATAAATATACAACAAAGAGGTTTTCATGATTATAGTAAAGatatgaaattaaaaaagaatcatatgaataaaCCCTTGTGGATATGTTCAGATggatttatatatttagaaaTGTTTAATAGTTGTAGTAAACAAGCATCtgattttttaataacaaTAGCTGAACCAATATGTAGACCAGAATTAATTCATGAATTTCAATTAACGATTTTCTCTTTATATGCTGCAATATCAGTTGGTATAACACTTGatgaattattaattaatttagATAAATTTTCTAAAAATGTTTTACCTAATGAATTAATATCTAATATCACTAAAAGTGCTGAATCATTTGGAAAAGTAAAATTAGTGTTAAGGGAAAATAAGTATTATATAGAAGCTACAAACAAATCAGAGTTagattatttattaaataatgatacaATACAAAATGCAAGAATATATTCTActgataataataatgataaaaatatgataagTTTGTATAATTTGAATAATAGGCATAGagataataacaaaaatgataataaaaacaataacgatgataataataatatagagAAAACTACAagtaatttattaaatgaagaCCAAAAAGGAAAAGATTGCTACGTAACGTATGAGGCACCAGTGTTGGATACAACACAGTTAG GATTTAAAATTAGCGAAAGTGAAAAACAACTAATGATGGAAGAAAAGAAACATGCGAATTTAAATGCAAACGAGAATTCAACAAATTATGCAGAAGTATATTCTTTTGAAGTAAATTGCGATAAGATAGAAGAAGTAAAACAAGAAGCATTGCAAACAATGCAAAGACCCTTATTAATGGAATATGATTTTCGAAGGGATAAGAAGAATCCAAATTTAATATGTTCTTTAAAGAGTCATGTTCAGATAAGATATTATCAAGAAAAGGCACTGAGGAAAATGTTTAGTAATGGTAGAAGTCGTTCAGGTATAATAGTGTTACCTTGTGGTGTAGGTAAAACATTAACCGGTATAACTGCAGCAAGTACTATTAAAAAGTCTgctttatttttaacaaCATCAGCTGTAGCTGTAGAACAATGGAAGAAACAATTTGAAGATTTCACAAATATCCATCCGAGACATATTAGAATATTAACATCAGATTATAAATTAGATTTATGGCCGATTAATGAAGCAGGTGTATTAATATCAACATATACTATGCTTTCTTATTCAGGAAAAAGAAGTGAACAAAGTTTAAGAATAGTAAATGATATAAGAAGAAGAGAATGGGGCTTATTAGTTTTTGATGAAGTACAATTTGCTCCAGCTCCATCATTTAGACGAATAAATGATATTGTAAAATCACATTGTAAACTTGGTTTAACAGCTACATTAGTAAGAGAGGATTTATTGATTCGAGATTTACATTGGATTATTGGTCCTAAATTATATGAAGCTAATTGGGTGGAATTACAGAATAAAGGTTTTTTAGCAAAGGCCTTGTGTAAGGAAATATGGTGTAGTATGCCATGTTcgttttataaatattatttaaaatcaaatagttttattaaaagaagaCTATATACATGTAACCCTAGAAAATTAATGATGTGtgaatatttaataaaataccATGAACagaataatgataaaattattgtttttagtgataatatatttgcTTTATTACATATAGCTAAAACTTTAAATAAACCATTTATATATGGTAAACTATCACCGATTGAAAGAATAGcaattattaataaatttaaacaTGACTCTTCAATTAATACCATATTATTAAGTAAAGTAGGAGATAATGCTATCGATATACCCATAGCAAATGTTGTTATACAAATTTCCTTCAATTTTGCTTCAAGAAGACAAGAAGCTCAAAGATTAGGAAGAATTATTCGACCAAAAAATAAAGctaatgaaaaaaaaaatattaatgatcctgattcctttttttatagttTAGTAAGTAAAGATACGATCGAAATGTGTTATTCTGATAAAAGACAAAGATTTCTTATTAACCAAGGATATGCTTATAATGTGCTTAGTGATAATATTGTCGATTTTAATAAACTTAATTTggtttataaaaataaaaaaattcaagAAAATTTGCTCAAATGTATTTTGGCTAGTACGGATGATGGAAATATGGATGAGGATGATGATTTATTTGAAGACCAGTCTTTTAAGAAAGATAATACTAAAGTTAATAAGACtaattcaaatattttattaaataaaaaagaggattcattaaaaaaaatagataaTACTACAGGAGgattattaaaattatcatCAAATATGGATGTAACATTTGctgataaaaaaaaaataccCACAAAAAAGTTTGCAGATAAGCATATACTTTTTAGAAAATTTCTAAGtcaaaataaatga
- a CDS encoding enhancer of rudimentary-like protein — MNAGYSDVVLLVQFSQKIESRTFVEYKSLKLALNGICQLYEQAIKENDPSVQRITYNMNDLFLYIDNIPKITILLFHTPTFSYKPHDKIWIKQKLVDHIKDQIGK; from the exons atgaatgcAGGGTATAGTGACGTTGTTCTATTAGTTCAATTTTCACAAAAAATTGAAAGTAGAACATTTGTTGAGTACAAATCCTTAAAATTAGCTTTAAATG GAATATGCCAGCTATATGAACAGGccataaaagaaaatgatcCTTCGGTTCAAAGAATTACTTATAATATGAACGacttatttttatatattgataatatCCCAAAAATCACAATATTAct attTCATACACCTACATTTAGCTACAAACCTCATGATAAAATATGGATAAAACAGAAATTGGTTGACCATATTAAAGATCAAATtggaaaataa